In a single window of the Rhizobium rhizogenes genome:
- a CDS encoding tyrosine-type recombinase/integrase yields MDHPSFSDQAADALFTEVPFADERNRYLHHCATLGARPEVLRVKRNELLWIARHLGPEAAAGVGMAELLPIAQARQNVHGAATAARRVVDIGRPWLKFLGWWREPTVILSYQAQLDRYVGWMRDERGLTPSTVEQWGRIAGRFLLWCEQSSHRLKDLKAEDIDNYIATQGAGRWGRVSIAYIVSALRGFLRYAAKEAWCSDRLVSSISRPRLYRQESLPYAPDWSDVQKMLADVDTDRPRDIRDRAILMLLAVYGMRRGEVAALRLDQIDWAGRTLRLFRLKRRQAQIYPLVPSVAEALARYVDRVRPPSSCREVFLRMQAPRHPLGASSIYSVANRRFVALNFMDRLLRAVERRDRKKLTDVQAVSGCANDDDIRLQRSVLAQCLILYSRVQ; encoded by the coding sequence ATGGATCACCCTTCCTTTTCCGACCAAGCCGCTGATGCCCTATTTACCGAAGTGCCATTTGCTGACGAGCGGAACCGCTATTTGCATCACTGCGCCACACTCGGAGCGAGACCCGAAGTTCTCAGGGTCAAACGCAACGAACTCCTGTGGATCGCGCGACATCTCGGTCCAGAGGCTGCGGCCGGCGTCGGCATGGCGGAGTTGTTGCCGATCGCGCAGGCTCGGCAGAATGTTCACGGTGCGGCTACCGCTGCACGTCGGGTCGTCGATATCGGGCGCCCCTGGCTGAAGTTCCTTGGCTGGTGGCGTGAGCCCACTGTCATATTGTCGTACCAGGCGCAACTCGACCGGTATGTTGGCTGGATGCGCGACGAACGCGGATTGACACCGTCGACGGTGGAACAATGGGGGCGCATAGCCGGCAGATTCTTGCTGTGGTGCGAACAGTCGAGCCACCGGCTCAAGGATTTGAAGGCAGAAGACATCGACAACTATATAGCGACCCAAGGGGCCGGACGCTGGGGTCGTGTCTCGATTGCATACATCGTCTCAGCCTTGCGCGGATTTCTTCGATATGCGGCAAAAGAGGCTTGGTGCTCAGACCGCCTGGTGTCGTCAATATCGCGGCCTCGGCTCTATCGACAAGAATCTCTGCCATATGCCCCAGACTGGTCGGACGTCCAAAAGATGTTGGCTGATGTCGATACCGACCGGCCCCGCGATATCCGAGACCGCGCGATCCTAATGTTGCTGGCGGTATATGGTATGCGGCGCGGCGAAGTAGCCGCGCTGCGGCTCGACCAAATCGACTGGGCGGGGCGAACGCTTCGGCTTTTCCGCTTAAAGCGCCGACAAGCCCAGATCTATCCGCTGGTGCCCTCCGTTGCGGAAGCATTGGCACGCTACGTGGACAGAGTCCGCCCGCCGTCGTCGTGCCGAGAGGTTTTCCTCCGGATGCAGGCGCCTCGACATCCCTTAGGGGCCTCCAGCATTTATAGCGTCGCCAATCGGCGATTTGTTGCGCTCAACTTTATGGACCGCCTCTTAAGGGCGGTGGAGCGTCGTGACCGGAAGAAGTTGACCGACGTGCAAGCCGTCAGCGGTTGCGCAAACGACGATGATATCCGTCTCCAGCGCAGTGTCTTGGCCCAATGCCTGATTTTATACAGCCGAGTTCAATAA